A genomic window from Lotus japonicus ecotype B-129 chromosome 1, LjGifu_v1.2 includes:
- the LOC130733053 gene encoding persulfide dioxygenase ETHE1 homolog, mitochondrial-like, whose amino-acid sequence MLRFHSLRFSSSLFAPPLPLSPVSISITKPTRLTPRMASYSTSSSSSKLLFRQLFEKESSTYTYLLADASHPEKPALLIDPVDKTVDRDLSLIQQLGLKLVYAMNTHVHADHVTGTGLIKSKVPVVKSVISKASGATADLHVEQGDKVHFGDLFLEIRATPGHTAGCITYVTGDTPDQPQPRMAFTGDALLIRGCGRTDFQGGSSEQLYKSVHSQIFTLPKDTLLYPAHDYKGFTVSTVGEELQYNPRLTKDEETFKNIMANLSLSYPKMIDIAVPANMVCGIQSKTS is encoded by the exons ATGCTGCGATTTCACTCTCTCAGAttctcctcttctctcttcGCTCCACCTTTACCTCTCTCCCCAGTTTCCATTTCCATCACCAAACCCACCAGGCTCACACCACGAATGGCTTCTTACTccacttcctcttcttcttccaagCTCTTGTTCCGTCAGCTTTTCGAGAAGGAATCATCCACTTACACCTACCTACTCGCTGATGCTTCTCACCCTGAAAAACCAgcactt TTGATTGACCCGGTAGATAAGACAGTGGATAGAGACTTGTCCCTCATTCAACAACTGGGGTTGAAGCTTGTGTATGCCATGAACACACATGTACATGCTGATCATGTCACTGGGACTGGCCTAATCAAG AGCAAAGTTCCTGTTGTAAAATCTGTTATTTCAAAAGCAAGTGGTGCGACCGCAGATCTTCATGTGGAGCAAGGCGATAAAGTCCATTTTGGTGATCTTTTTCTAGAG ATTCGTGCAACTCCTGGTCATACTGCGGGTTGCATTACCTATGTTACAGGCGATACACCTGATCAACCTCAACCTAGGATGGCATTCACGGGGGATGCCCTATTAATACGTGGATGTGGAAGGACAGACTTCCAG GGTGGGAGTTCAGAACAGCTTTACAAATCAGTCCATTCACAG ATTTTTACACTGCCCAAGGATACATTACTCTATCCGGCTCATGACTACAAAGGATTCACA GTTAGCACTGTTGGAGAGGAGCTGCAATATAATCCACGACTGACAAAGGATGAG GAAACTTTCAAGAACATCATGGCAA ATCTTAGCCTGTCATATCCAAAAATGATCGACATAGCTGTCCCGGCCAATATGGTTTGCGGAATCCAATCCAAAACAAGCTGA
- the LOC130733052 gene encoding fimbrin-1-like, with the protein MSKFEGVIVSDQWLHSQFTQVELRALKSKFVSLKNQNGKVTLGDLPPLMVKLKAFRDMYKEDEIKGILGDSGTDFTIDIDFEAFLRAYLNLRSLGTEKQGGIKHSSSFLQESITTLLHTISESEKSCYVNHINSYLGDDPFLKQYLPLDPATNGLFELVKDGILLCKLINVAVPGTIDERAINTKRNPSLWERNENHTLCLNSAKAIGCTVVNIGTQDLVEGRPHLVLGLISQIFKIQLLADLNLKKTPQLVELVDDSQEIEELLSLSPEKVLLKWMNFHLQRGGYQKTVKNYSSDVKDGEAYAYLLNVLAPEHCNPATLDTKDPTERANLVLEHAEKMGCKRYLTPRDIVEGTSNLNLAFVAQLFQHRSGLSTDTRKMSYAEMMTEDVQTCREERCFRMWINSLGISTHVNNLFEDVRNGWILLEVLDKIFPGTVNWKLATRPPIRMPFRKVENCNQVIKIGKQLRFSLVNVAGNDIVQGNKKLILALLWQLMRFTMLQLLKNLRSHSQGKEISDADILKWANRKVKSTGRTSHIESFKDRSLSTGLFFLELLSAVEPRVVNWNLVTKGETDDEKKLNATYTISVARKLGCSIFLLPEDIMEINQKMVLTLAASIMYWSLQQQTEDADSFPSPADTATTTTPEASPAPSVCGEDEISSLGGELSNLSVDDATSDTTVSSTLESDELL; encoded by the exons ATGTCAAAATTTGAGGGTGTTATTGTCTCCGATCAATGGCTTCATAGCCAGTTTACGCAGGTTGAACTTCGCGCCCTGAAATCAAAA TTTGTCTCTTTGAAGAATCAGAATGGTAAAGTTACATTAGGAGATTTGCCACCTCTAATGGTGAAGCTCAAGGCATTCAGAGACATGTACAAGGAGGATGAGATTAAGGGGATTTTGGGTGATTCAGGCACTGACTTTACCATTGATATTGATTTTGAAGCCTTCTTAAGG GCATACTTGAATTTGCGAAGCCTTGGTACAGAAAAACAAGGCGGTATAAAGCACTCCTCATCGTTCCTTCAGGAATCCATAACTACCCTTCTTCACACAATCAGTGAATCAGAAAAATCCTGTTATGTTAATCACATAAACAGCTACCTTGGTGATGACCCATTTCTGAAGCAATATCTTCCTTTGGACCCAGCTACAAATGGTCTATTCGAACTTGTAAAAGATGGCATTCTTCTTTG TAAGCTTATCAATGTGGCCGTGCCTGGGACTATAGATGAGCGAGCCATCAATACCAAACGAAATCCTAGCCTTTGGGAGAGAAATGAGAACCATACTCTATGCCTCAATTCTGCAAAGGCCATAGGCTGCACAGTGGTTAACATAGGCACACAGGACTTGGTTGAAGGAAGG CCTCATCTTGTTCTAGGGTTGATTTCCCAAATCtttaag ATCCAACTGCTGGCAGATCTCAACCTCAAGAAGACACCTCAACTCGTGGAATTGGTTGATGACAGCCAG GAAATTGAAGAGCTTCTTAGTTTGTCACCTGAAAAGGTTCTACTAAAATGGATGAATTTTCACCTCCAGAGAGGAGGTTACCAGAAAACTGTTAAAAATTACTCTTCTGATGTTAAG GATGGAGAGGCTTATGCTTATCTGCTTAATGTCCTTGCTCCTGAACATTGCAATCCGGCCACCTTGGATACTAAAGATCCTACTGAAAGAGCAAATCTAGTGCTTGAACATGCAGAGAAAATGGGCTGCAAAAGATACTTGACCCCAAGGGACATTGTAGAGGGTACCTCAAATCTGAATCTTGCATTTGTTGCACAATTGTTTCagcacag GAGTGGCCTATCTACAGATACTCGAAAGATGTCCTATGCTGAGATGATGACGGAAGATGTGCAGACTTGTAGAGAAGAGAGATGCTTCCGGATGTGGATCAATAGTCTTGGAATTTCCACTCATGTAAACAATCTTTTTGAGGATGTCAGAAATGG ATGGATACTTCTAGAAGTGCTAGACAAGATTTTTCCAGGAACAGTTAACTGGAAACTGGCAACAAGACCTCCGATTAGAATGCCATTCAGAAAAGTAGAGAACTGCAATCAGGTCATCAAAATTGGTAAACAACTGAGATTCTCATTAGTCAATGTAGCTGGCAATGACATTGTGCAAGGAAATAAGAAGCTCATTCTTG CTTTGTTGTGGCAGTTGATGAGATTCACAATGCTTCaacttttgaaaaatttgagATCTCATTCCCAAGGAAAAGAGATAAGTGATGCTGATATCCTGAAATGGGCAAACAGAAAAGTGAAGAGCACTGGCAGAACTTCTCATATAGAGAGTTTCAAG GATAGGAGCTTGTCAACTGGTCTCTTTTTCCTCGAGCTTCTGAGTGCTGTAGAGCCCAGGGTTGTCAATTGGAACCTTGTCACTAAGGGAGAAACTG ATGATGAAAAGAAGTTGAATGCCACATATACAATCAGTGTTGCAAGGAAGCTTGGTTGTTCCATCTTTTTGTTACCTGAGGATATTATGGAG ATTAACCAGAAGATGGTTCTCACTCTTGCAGCCAGTATAATGTATTGGAGCCTGCAACAGCAGACTGAAGATGCAGATTCATTTCCTTCACCTGCAGATACTGCTACTACAACCACCCCTGAAGCATCCCCAGCACCTTCAGTTTGTGGTGAAGATGAAATTTCCTCTCTTGGTGGTGAATTATCCAACTTGAGTGTTGATGATGCCACCTCTGACACAACAGTCTCTTCAACACTTGAATCTGATGAGCTACTATGA